The genomic stretch ctgtttaagCGTAAAGGAGTAACGAACTTTACAGAATCGAAAGAAAGTTTATTTGTgcatcgttccgtgagtcacataCTGTTCTGGCAgaaaaatcagcgctgcaggcatctaacgcctcagcattatACTGAGTCAGTGGCCGTTTCGCTTTTGCGAGGAAACACTTGCAGAATTGCGTACCTATGTAGATATTTTcatgtttgtaattttgtttcatttgtgtgtaattgtgtataTCTTGTTGCATTTCTGTGTTCTGTTACAGCGAatgaatgtcttctttctttctagatAAAGTTACGGGTTAATTCAAACCAATACGTGACATGACTGCACATTTCATTGAGGCGACGATTCACACTTTGAAATATGGTCGTGTCTTGCTGTGAATTAACCCTtagacaaataatattatatcgttattattaatattgtatcgTAAACTAGTATTTACCTCTCGCTTGGCGTGCACCATGACGGCGAGAGTGTACGCGGCGGCCGCGAAGTAGCGCCCCGGCTCTGCGATCACGCGCACGCCTGGCTCGGGGAAGTGAGTCTCCAGCGCAGTGTTGATCACCTCTGCCACCTGGACAAACAAACAGCTTATAaagctatcatcatcatcatcatcatcagccggaagacgtccactgctgaacaaaggcccttagaatgctacaatgaacgacaactcgccacttgcatccggtttcccgcaactctcacgatgtcagtccacctggtgggaggcttgccaacgcttcttctggttcgtggtcgccacttgaggacttttctcccccaacggttatctgatcttcgagcgatgtagcccgcccattgccacttcaacttgcatatttataAAGCTATGGTCTCCTATTTTACGTCTCGTCTACGTCTGACGTCAGCGTCAATGTTCCAATCGACGTCTAAATCCTGAGCCCGTATTGTTTAAATTCGCTGACGTTTGCGATTGCATTCGCCTtctctttctaccttcgtcttataccgtgtgacagaaggaagtggtgaaagcgattgtgattccaagtgtgttaggcATTATGGCCTCTGGTCAGACCAACGGAATTATTTACTAGATCTGTTCCAGATTACTACTACACTACCATTGTCTTGTGATCGGACTTACACATGAATGcctttcagctcaatcggacaCCAGAAAGTGGGCAAAAATGGTTTGGTCATTTTGAAACCACAACTTTCATTCATACGAATGTTGCAAggtaaattaaagcttgtaaaaaagaatTGATGATACCAATGAGTAGAAGGCGTGAGCCACAACTTTTTCAAGCCTTCCCTGAAAGATATCAATTAAgatggtattgtattgtattgatgaTACAATAATGAATGAAGCATTGGGCTGACCTCCTTGATGCTGGTCCCGCTGCCCCCCGGGAAGCCGCCGCCGATGTCCACGAGGCGCATGCGCGCGTGGCCGAGCGCGGCGCCCAGCGTGAACAGCGCGCGGCAGTACTGGATGGCGCGCGCGTACACCTCCGTCTCCTCGGCGCCGGACCCCACGTGGAAAGATACGCCGATCACCTGTCAAGTAAACTTCAAGTAAACAAATGCGACATacttcttcatcatcatataaCTCGACATACTAGAGACTAGAGATGCAACGTATTCGGTATCCGGTCAATCTGgccacgattttttttttaatattcggccgaataccggaTAGTTGCGGACTATCTTAGACGGATAccgaatagtaaaaaaaaaatgttacgattaaaaaactggtatttatttatgaaaaacggaacccttttcgGATCActttcgtccgtccgtctgtctgtcaagaccattTATTGACGCCTATCATTCCTTGTAATATCGGTCAGGTAGAAAGATGACATTGAACAATGcgtaattgaataaaatatattttcatacaaataagcGAGACatttttgtacagtcaccagcaccaatatctggcacaacgAAGCGCGCATaaatttcagatattttagatATTTTAGGGGGCTGTGATTCGTGCAGCATGAACGTATAGGGTTTACTTACATCAAGGCCGAGCACGGCAGCCAGCTTCAGAAGACGCGGCGCCTCCGCGACGGGGTCGCAGCCGAACTTGATGCCGAGCGGGCACTGCGCCGACGCCGCGTCACAGCGGATACGCAACACCAACCTGACAACCAATGTATAACCATTATTGATCAACAGAAGTAAAAGAGTAATGTCAGAATTttctagctggcgcgggtgcagttagcgctgctcattcTATTTTTCAATTCATAGTATTGGTAGCACAGATAAAGCATTCAGCCCTTTTCCGAAGCGCATATTTTATCGCGGACTCGCTTTAAACACCTCTCTGTCCAACTTTATAGAATGAAGGTAAGATAGAAAAAGGGGTATATATATACTCACTGCGCATGCGGCATATGCTGCTTGATCTTGAGCAGCTCTGGCTCAGAGTCGAAGGTCATAGTGTCGACGCCGGCGCTGGCCGCGTGGCGGATGTGAGACGCCATCTTGGCAGGGTTCGCGAAGATTATACGccttaaaacataataaaaatgttctaaTATTTTCGTCATTCATAAGGACGAAGTTGAACGGAAAAGGTCGTGGTTAAAATgctttacatatttatatgcCCGAAGTTTAGAGCCATTTTTATGTCCGATGGTCTACCGTCTTCCGATAACTAGAAACCTGAATCGAGCTCAGAGTTTCTAGAAATTGACGTTCAAAGCTTACGGCTATCATGAGCTAAATCAttggcgcagtcggtaggatCGCAAACTGCTCTGGTGTGGTGTGGACTGAACTCGTAGGTTCTCATACTCACTCAGGCGCGACTCCGAGGTTTGTGACGAGGTCGATCTCTCCGCGCGAGGCGCAGTCGAAGCCGGTGCCCAGCGCGGCGAGCGTGCGCAGCAGCAGCTTGTCGTCGTTGCACTTGACGGCTGCAACAACAACAGCGTGCTCAGCGCGCTCACATGCACacagctgtctgtctgtctgtctgactgtcacGTACCGTAGAAGGGCTCGACGCGCGGCATGAGGTCGCGCCAGCGCGCGTGGCGCGCGGCTAGCTCGCGCAGGTCGCACACGTAGAAGGGCTCCTCCTGCGCGACGCAGCCGCCGCCGCTCGCCACGATGTCGCGCGCCGCCTGCGCCGCGCTCCACGCGCCCTGCGTCACCTCCACTCGAGGCTCTTCTTCTAACACCTGCGACACGCAACAGTAAGCAACGGAACTGATAATTCAAGAAGTATAAGAGTTCGCTCGGGGGCTGCGTACCTTCATGATGGTCAGAAGCTCAACGTATCAGAAAGCCGTATCTTGTGCGGTCGGTCCTGCTGCGGTGCCTGGAGGTCTCGGGGCAGCTCGCGGGGTGGCGCGGGGTGCGGGGCGCGGGCGACGGTCAGGTGTCCGGTGGGGGGGAGCCACACGTGCTAGTCCACAGGTGTCAGCTGTGAGGGAAATCGCTGGTCAGTTTTTGAATGGGAATTTCGTGACGCGGCAACCATTTCTTGGAGGCACAAATCATGCAAATACGTTGAATGTGGTGAAGTGTGTGAGGAAGCCGAAGTCTGGAAGAATCGACTAATGAGCGCATTAACGTGTCCCGTCCTTTCAGAAATTTGACTATGTGTTGTGCCACAATGGCGCGGCAATTGCTTCACCAACTAAAGTGCATCAGTAGTAGTATGATCGTGGATGTGGGGTCATTGGTAATGACAGGTGTGGGTTGTGGGTTGTGGAGTGTCTGGCGCTGACAAGTGTGGCGTGTCTGGTAGTGACATGTGTGGGGTACTTACGCGTGTGGGGTGAGGTGGCGTCAGCGGGGCGGCGCGCGACGCAGCCAGGGCGGGTCGACGTTGAGGGCGCGGCGCCAGCAGCGCGGGGGCGCGGTGTGCGGGCTCGTGCGCCCGGCACTGGCAGTCGCGCCGGACTCACCCGGTGCTCCCTGCGACAACACACACGACGGTTAATGCTAGCTCATGCTACTAGGTTCAGCGGAGGACTGGCCACACAGTAGTCTGGCTAGCGGTGGGGGCGCGCCATAATACAGCCTCGGGCACCGGGGTTGTAAGTGGCCACCCGGGCCTTTCCGGCCCTATGACCTAATGTTCAAGTCAGAGGTAGGAGAGGTGTGGGCGCCGTGAACCATTGAGTTTCCcgttattttgtattgttaaaaaaatctcagtCAACAATATGAagctattaataataaaaatataatataataaacaaaataaaacgtcCACTAGATCTTTGTCCTACTGCACCAAATCAGTGATGATATCAAGGCACTGTTATATCCTGgtgaagaattttaagaatgcTGGAATAATATCCTAAACACATCTGGTGTGTCGAGTTGAAGTCCTAAGTACAATCATTTgctttaatatctgccacaacggagcgtgcaaaaatatctgacactgtCCTACAGGCAATAgcaataaagtcgtatcagatatgtgtttgtatgtttgtccgtctttcacgtcgaaacggagcgacggatcgacgtgatttttggtatagagatagtttatgggccagagagtgacataggctactttatatcccgttaaaatgcagttcccgagggaaaagcgcgcgataacctaataccacgcgggcgaagcggCGGCCAAAAACTAGTTGTCACATATTTAGTctcatattttatattagtGACGTAATGGTAACGTATTAGCAACCTTGGAATGATAAGAAGCGAAGGCAACGATAGCGATTTGGCAAGGACTCCCCTAGCGACAACAATCGTacgtttacataattatatttaaataaatataaagagcTTTAGATAGCGATGCAGTCATAACATACGCAATTATTAAAATGGATTGGAttggacaaataaaattaatcgttCCTTGCTGTTATGAGATAAGAGAGTTGGGATGTTGGGACGaatgccataattttataagtcataatgtacctaatgtttgtcataattattgttagtcataattttccCGCTGGAACCATAcatttatcataattttttaaatggtcatgcTGTAGAActctgtaggttaggttaggtttgttttataacaattctgaaaaataaatggtttcagagaaaaaaaagggTTTGTCAAACATTACCTAAATTACGAGTATGACTAACAATTTCCGACCAGTCGGTATAGACCCAAGAGAGTTTAGTACCGTACTACTAGAGGCGACCCTAGTAACAGCGttcttattttcatttgttttaattcGCCATGTTCTTGAGTATATTATATTTGGCGTTATCAATGGCACTAACTTGTCAACTATATCAGTTATGAATTTGTACGTGTCTGATAATAAAAGTTAGGCAACTTCTTTCCTAGTACAAAATATGGCACGGCACGACAGACCAAAGaactttcaaaatttgaatacttGGTATCTCGGGCCCCATATTAAACATATATTAAACAGATTACGAGTGACATGATACTTTTTAGAATTGAAAATTAGAAAATGcaaaatagaaattaaaatattatactagtcttgtttcaccatccattgattagtgttaactttattatgcgaacaaaacaaatagagacggcatcacatttaaccgtcacgtaacactaatcaatggatggtgaaacagcccctaaatttaataatgatATTTATGAAATTTAACTTTTGAAGATTTAAGATTAACtacttatattaatattacaagCTATGGATTACAGTTTATTTTTGACCTAGTGGTCCCTGCTGAAAAAAAGGTTGGGAACTGGTTTAAACCAATAGTCAGCCTACTAGTGCCCATTTTCAGGCCTAGGCAATAATGCACTATTAAATTATTGATACACAATATGATTCGCAGTGGCAGTGCACGCCGCGCAGGGATCCGGGGAAGTGTTTACAGTTCTTACGCGACTTTAGTTGTAAGGTGGTGTAATCAAATCATGtgtaatgtaaaatattcaATCAAATTACAATGTACCCTTTCACATAACTCTGATATAGCTGCTTCGTATTAGCATGTATTAGTTAGTCTGTCTGTGTTATCACTGTCTTACTATAATCATGATGTAACGGACGTCTGTTCATGAATACATAATTTTACAAAGTCTGCTGTGTAATTTAGGTCTGTAATGGCTGTTATTAGTCAAGTGGAGGTTTGATGCCTGTTTTCAATAATTCAATtgcgtatattttatttacagagaGAGGGGCCCTATTGCGTAGTTTACTTTGTAAACAAACGCGACAAGAAATTCTCAAGTGCtttttaatatgtaaattaCGGCTTAGTAGTTAAGAAGGAAcctatttttttgaaaatatcaaaTCAGGCCTCCTGATAACTATACTtgttttggataggtatttaactaaatgcaaacaaacttcagctgctaaatttggtacattcaaggatttttaaaattttacttaaatatacagTGCTTTCATTTTAGCATGGTGTGGgtgatgcacgtttcgttttactcaaaaaaagttattgCGGTCTAAATattatggaagtatatttcagttgtacccagaatatgactggcgtaaaatatttgaacaaaaaGAACAATGTTATACGAAAAAAATTTaacctatcagatttttaaaatcaattaataaaatttaaagcaCAATTTTGTTAAGCGAAGAAACGttatatgcatgtaacgtaacaccacagactcgtttagtgatggggcctaatggatcttgagttatatcggtacttataaattggtaagtaacgaacattcttgcaaactctgtttagccttacttaagtggcaaataatattccaacctagtatttcacaaatattatcatcaaaattagcgtagtAATCGGATggtgacattaattatgattaagatttaaattattaagtagttttatcgactcaagtttcgacactttgactctctagtcttgtgatattgacagctgtcacccgcaccatgctacaatgaaagtacttgTAGTGTATTAcaatacagaaatataaatgttgagatggtttaatgggggaatttcaatatttgagacccgacgttgttttgtttacatttacttagttaaatacctatcagCACCAAGTAAAGAAGGCTGTAAATCAAATTCCTGTAATAATCTAGACaaacttattataatttgtCTTTCTTAATTGTTAATATTAGGTAATATTTGAAAGTCTTCCGTTAAaatcagaggccttattgtctaacacacttggaatgacaatcgttttcaccatttctctctggcacacggtataagacgcggttagaaagagatggtaaatgcgAGCGCGAACGTCgacgcgttagacaatacgtaCTCAGACCTTAATTAAACCAATCAAATATCATACATTCCAAGAATCGAATTCTTCGAATCCcattgatttaaattatttctaaCAACACATCAATCAAAATGCTGGGGACTCGTTACGTCAGCCATGTTGGAATCAGGGTTGCCAGAAAATTTCCGGGGAAACATATTTATCCTTCAAACCAAACAATAGGTTGAACGAAATTTATTTGGTGCCAGTCATGGCATTATATACTTATGGAGGCGAGAGGGCCCGAGCTTGAGCGGGGATTGCGATTTATATACTGATACCAAACCGGAatgtgtatattattatgactgAACTACCCTAacccgcgggaaatatgcagttttccgaaataaaaactatcctatgtcctttttcgggactcaaactatctgtataccgaatttcatctaaatctgttcagcggtttagaaaCAATaccaaagaaacaaacagacttacaaactttcgcatttataatattggtaggatTAAAACCTTTTAAGGTTGTGATTTTAGCGTTATTAAAGTAAAGTCTGAGTCAATTATTTGAAATCTATTTCTTTGCATACCAACTTCAGATTACACTGagacaaaaatattatgttactagctgttgccatATATCTCAGAATTAAATCAATTAACGTGTTTATGTTATGACATGAATTTGAGCTTTTCagttaagtacatattttatagTATCTTTAgattacttacctatttttttttttttgtaaatcttttgagaaaataaatatcttaaaccataattatattgtattatataaattCGAGGTGGAACAAATAAGTAAATCCAAATCCAGTGATTAGTTTTTGCATGATACCTTTTATTCATTAACACTTAGACACACATAACTTCGCTTTTATATTAATACGAATGGCAACCCTAGTAGGAGCGGCGCGTGCGCAGGAAATTCGCGGGCAAGGCCATTACCACGGTACGCGACAGATTTGCTTTGCATGGGAAAATTTTGTTTGGTAAAACTGACGGGCGCAAGTTTTCCGTGACGCTGAAATACTGTcttttttatatcaaatttatttgCCCGGTAAATAACTTAAAACAGAGAAGACTAGACTACAGTGTAGAGTATCCAGCTAAGGGTTAGTGAAGTACATGTCTAGTGAATAACTtctttccatcgtattttgtattATCCGACAAAATAGGATGCAAAAACATAATTCACTAATAGGTTTACGCGGTCAATTAATGCATgcta from Choristoneura fumiferana chromosome 24, NRCan_CFum_1, whole genome shotgun sequence encodes the following:
- the LOC141441758 gene encoding ornithine decarboxylase 1-like translates to MKVLEEEPRVEVTQGAWSAAQAARDIVASGGGCVAQEEPFYVCDLRELAARHARWRDLMPRVEPFYAVKCNDDKLLLRTLAALGTGFDCASRGEIDLVTNLGVAPERIIFANPAKMASHIRHAASAGVDTMTFDSEPELLKIKQHMPHAQLVLRIRCDAASAQCPLGIKFGCDPVAEAPRLLKLAAVLGLDVIGVSFHVGSGAEETEVYARAIQYCRALFTLGAALGHARMRLVDIGGGFPGGSGTSIKEVAEVINTALETHFPEPGVRVIAEPGRYFAAAAYTLAVMVHAKREVVSVSAAGGEETHTMYFINDGVYGSFNCVLYDHQQVEPTLLYPSSEKPQPCSIWGPTCDGLDCVLPAASLPPLQVGTWLLFKDMGAYTLPAGSNFNGFPLPRVKTFVDEALWSVLKEQSPFSECQFSVGRAAPPSLPCAAGAVRDPAECRAVFVECALK